Part of the Amblyomma americanum isolate KBUSLIRL-KWMA chromosome 7, ASM5285725v1, whole genome shotgun sequence genome, TCTCAATGTGTTCCGACgcgtcgcccgcgtgcgccggaaaccacttgaGTCTTACTCTTCTGTCCTGCAgtttggtcgctcgtagtacgcgctcggcctccatgcagacttggcctttggcgaagtttcgcaccgcctgtctcgagtcactcagcaccgtgtagcagtctgcgccggcgatggccagggcgatggccaacttgttccgctccggcgcttctcacgctcgctgccgtcctcGTGGCGCCGGTCGACGACTCTATGACGACTGCTGCGAAGGCGTTCCGTTGGTAttcggccgcgtccacgtaccgcgcgtgctcgtcgttggcgtgcaggtcgatgagagccttggccctcgccgctcttcttcccttgttaaactcggggttcatgttcttgggtatggggtccattctggtctggcgtcggacctcttcggggacagggagcttcatctccgcctcgttcgagtgtcctattcccaggtcgtccagtatcttcctcccggctttggtcgtggacagccgctccagttgagaggtccgttgcgcttcggctatttcttcgagcgtgttgtgcataccgagttgtaagaggcgggtcgtgctcgtggactcgaacaggcccagcgccgtcttgtacgctcttctgatgattacattgattttgttgcgttcgtgttgccccatctgtggtaggctgcaacgtacgcgacgtggcttatgatgaaggattggacgagcctgattaggctctcctctctcatgccaGCCTCCAGGGAAGTGACTCTTTTGAGGAGTCGCATAGCGTTGGCCGCTTTTGCAGTGagacgggcgatggtttcgccgtTTCTTCCATGCTTTTCGATGGCGATGCCTAGGATCCTGATTTTGCTGACctcagctggcgttcgcatcgcatgccggttgatcggagatactgaagaatttgctcttcggtgggcacagcagcctgcttcgGACTTCGCAACGAGCCATCAGTCAAGCCTAGAAATCCTCCAgttaccaggtgctgcccaggacacgccatcgttgacagattccaacaaaacgagctccgcagcggcactcagtccggccgggttgggcgcacagtacctttccagtgagcttccagcgttgtacgcgaggtggcagcacaggaatatgaaaaaggcggtttccgcgtaacctacgaggtggcgctcccgtcgccgttccctttcctccATGAGGGAGacctccctcctcgcccagccggtgctgtgtGACCGCCGACGAAGATGGGCCgggtcgaaatggaggggggaaacaggttttcgCAGACCAGACCTTGGAAATTGAAAAATACcttgagccatggtgctctttggccacagattgccttgcgccataaaaatccataatcgtcGTCGTTGTCACATTTGTATTCTTTGAACCTTCGCTTGCAAGCAGGCTGAATAATTTCCTTTTACTCTGATTGCGGGTCGATATTCCAATTGACACAGACCTCTTGGGGCAAACAATTCGCTTGCTATACATATGACACTAATACCGAAGATTTTATCTTATATACCTGACATGATCACGAGTCGAGGGAGTCACCAAAACACACCAGGAAAGCAAGTTCAAGATAGTTCTGCCTACAACGAGCGTTACTACATATAAAGCAATAAAGTGAGAATTCAAGACAAAGAGCAAGAGAGGGAAGAAACATTCTCACGATGCGATAGCGATGGCAATTGTAAACAACACAAGTGCACTATGATAAAGCAAACACATTGCCCCAGAATCAATCTCGACCAGCTAGCTTTATCTCCGAGCCGTGCCCTCTCGACGACGTAGCGCTTGTGCGGGTCTTCCGGTGCCGTTCCTTCTTGCGACGCGGTGCGTCGAGCGTGTTCTTCATGTACTGCACGCCGCCTTTGTTTTCGGCAACGGGAACGATGCTGGTCAGTATTAGGACTTTGCGCTTCGGCGAGAGGACAAGCTGAGGCAGCATCATCACAAATAAAGCCGCTGCAGCGATGGCGAAGAGGGCATTGCCATGTCCCATGCCCGGAAGCGCGAACAGAAGGGCAGCGCACGCCGCTCCCAAACGACTGAAGCCGAAGAGCCAACAAATCGTCGAACAGCGGACGGAAGCGGCCGTAACACTCAAGGCACATGTGATTATGAGGACGTTGCACGCGTATTGCTGCGGCTTGAGGAATAGGAACAACACACTGGGTAAGAGGTCGTGTTTTCGCACGAAGGTGTAACTTATTAAGCATGCGATACCGCCAAGCGCACCTAGAGTTTCACCCAGAACGCGTGGTGAGGTTTCTTTCCTGGCCGCAAGATAAAGCAGAGCGAAGGCCGAGAAGTTTGCGCCGCTGGATACCCACTGGAACCAGCCTTTTCCTTCTGCCGAAACCTTGACTTCGAGGAGCCGTAAAGCGAACATCGTGAACGTAACGGCGAAACTTGAGCCGAACAGCACGAACGCGCGGCGCTGCAGTTCCTGCCCTCCAACGGCGTTTTCTCCCGCGATTAACAGGCGGTGTTCGATACGTGGAGTCTCATCTTTGAGCGTTTCCAGCATGCCCATCGTGGTGTACAGCGGAAATTGGTTCTCCTTAGCCTAGCTAAGCATCACCATTCGGCACTGGCCAAGTGTGTGCTGGCAATATAGCAACGTGGTGACTCGTGTGCTACGATGAACGCGTACAGCGTGAGGACCGTTGGTGAGAGGATGAAGGTCTGCATTGTCATCCAGTCATGATGTCTCAGCAGCCGCCCCACAGCAAACCAGCCTTCGGCCGTCAGCATACCCATCGCCATGGCAGTGTACAGGTGGAGGCTGCGGTGCGCGTGCGTCGAGGCCTCGAAGAGCAGCGTGGAGGAGAGCACCGTGACTGTCGCGGCGCAGCCAGAGTTGAGGAACCTCGAGAGAATGTACACGTGGTACGAGGAGCTGAAGCATCCGCCCAGCGTTGCCAGCTGCAGGGCCGCCACCGTCAAGAGGAGCACGGACAGTCGACCCACGCGGTCCGCAATGAGTCCGACGACACTCATGAAGATCAGCGATCCCGCGATGTGGACGGCGTGAGCCAGAGCGAGGTGAGGCCTCCTGTGGCACACCAGATCCCAGCGGCTTACTGTGGACCTCCTCTCCTGTTCCGGGTCGTAGTCCCACTTGGCGCAGTCCAGAATGCGCGTGTCGTTAGGGTCGCCCGAATGTGCGTAGACGGTGCAGCGGCTGAAACGCCCATCAGCTTCCAGAGGGATCGCCAAGTTCTTCCAGGAGAGAGCAGGAATCATCACTACGCCCTGCGGCTGCTTGCACCGCCGGAGATGATGCGGAAGACGAGTGCGTGGCAGTGCATCGCACACATGGATACCGTAGTAAGAAGGAAGAGCCAGCGCTGGAATCTGCCGTGGCCGAACATGTCCCCACTCTCAAAACACTCGCTGGTCACTAGGTCGACCTTGGCCAGCTTCTGTGGGGAGAGCAATGACATCCTTGCTGTCGTTCTTGCTGCAttcttattgttgttgttgcctgaaatatGATAGCACATAGccatggtgggggattggccagggtttgctGCAGATTCAAacctcaagcggctcataaattcgAATGATTGtgtgtaataattggttttcttggggaaaggaaatggtgcagtatctgtctcatatatctttggacacctgaaccgcgccgtaagggaagggataaaggagggagtgaaagaagaaaggaagaataggtgcagtagtggagggctccggaataatttcgactgccttgggatctttaacgtgcactgacatcgcacagcacacgggcgccttagcgtttttcctccataaaaacgcagccgccgcggtcgggttcgaaccacggaactcgggatcagtagtcgagcgccctaaccaatgagccaccgcgtcggggcaTGATTGTGAGTGAAAAAGGAAATCACGAGttttgagagagcttgaggaTATCGCAATGGAAAtcaggaaacaaagcggtgcgagtagaataaataaattttgagaaatgtaacccTCGTGACTGCGCGAGCTTCCTGGATAcctgccttcttcttttcttccgaAACCGGTGCATTACCACGAGACTGTGTCTACCCCTACTAGAGTAGTGCTATCCCAACTGTACCTCTAGCGCGTGGTTAAGTGCAAATTTAGCCGTCACTGATGTCATGCAGCTGTCGCGTCATTAATATCGAATATATTGTTGTATATTGCCACAAGGCTAATTTTCCGCGCATATTTATGGTGAGAAGGTAGCTATTTAGAAGGGGTTATTTATAACCACGGTAGGCTATTGCCAACAGAAGCCCAATATTCTTGGAAATCAATTTTAATTCTAAGGGAACTGTTAAATATTAAATGTTAATGGTGTGGAAATATTCCGACGAGTtggaaaatatttctttttaaactttGTCGTCCGCTCGCATTCACTGTTAAGGCTCTCACAGAAAACCGATAGGGAACGTTTTAGACGAAAGCGAAAAAGTTGATTACAAAAACTAAAAGCCTGCCGAGGAGAGATCTCTGGATATATTGATTCATATAGTGGAATCTGACGATATGTGAAAACATTGCGCTCATCAACAACTCGCTGTTGAAAAGTGCGCTTGTTCTGTGTTTCCTCGGGTGGTCAGATCCTAATGCTCAATGAAGCTGTTTTTGAAAATGGAATAAAAGAGGCAGAAGACTTTGATAAGATTAAAATGCAAAAAGAATATACTTAGATCAGCAACTGAACAAAGAACACGGCCttcggcatgaaaataaaaatattgaaaattgttAGAAAGAAGCAATGATTTCGGGCCGTtaggtttcatcatcatcatcagcctgactacgcctgttgcagggcaaaggcctctacgtgtctctccaattaaccctgtccttttcgagctgcggccaccgtgtccccgcagacttcttaatctcggccgcccacctaactttcatcCGCttcctgcaacgcttgccttctctcggttATCTaattcccttcgcattacatgtcctgcacaagcccatttcttccttttgttttCAATTAGGAAGTTGTTTACCCGCGTTtgtaccctcacccactctgcccgcttccggtctcttaacattacacctataatttttctttctatagctcgctgcgttgtccttaacttaatcggacccttttctttagcctcatcgtttctgccccatatatagttgagtaccggtgagatgcagctgttgtatatttttcatttgagggatattggtaaactgccattcatgatttaagagaacctgctatatgcgctccactccattcttattcttctttttatttccctctcatgatccgaatcagcggcTCCTACCTCTCTAACCACTTCCAGTACTTCGCtaccaaatgtgaactgctgttcccttgcgagactgttgaatatCCCTTTCGTTCTCTGCATGTCAAGTTTTAAAAACCcagcgttttgctctgcctgttaAACGTAAAAGAAATGCACGGGCGCAAGTTTTAACAAAATACCCACCTCGATTCTAAAGGAAAGACTTTTTATTTGTGGCAGAGGTAACATTATCTGACTGTGCACAAAGTTAGGCTCGAAGGAGAACAAATTGCTTGGACAAATTCACTATGGATTGTTGAAATGGAATTACCAAAAGCCTTCGGAAGTTGCGGTGGGCAGCTGAAAATGGTCTGCCTGTGCGGGTTGTGAAGAGAATGTGCACTAAGTGACCTCCCTACTGTGGTTTCTCCGGCAAAGAAAATAAGCCCCTCCAAGTCATCTTTGTACAGACACTAGCAGGTCCATGCCCCAGTGCGGTTTGCGGCCCGCGAATCTGGTCATACAGCTGGTTCTGGAGCTATGTACATGCCTCTTCCGAATGGCTGTTCGGCTACGCCTGTGCTTTCGCCTTCTACTTTATATAGTTCCCCTTTTGTAAATGCGCCTTTATGCGGTATTATTTTTTATTAGCCAGGCTCCTAATGTCAGATTTACTGAACAATTACTCTTAAGCATTCTCATTATAATGCGGTGACCACCGCGGCCATTCCGTATTTCGCGATTCGTGCATTTGTGGTGCGAGCAGCGTAACTAAATCCTGATACCCAATACGCCAAGATGGCGCCAGAAATTGCTCTATAATATGCCTGGTATGGTAAAGAGCGTGCTGCTTCGAGAACAGGGGAATCAGGATATGGTGCCGGATAGGGGAAGGAGGTGGGGTGCAACGCACGGGGGCAGCGTACTGGGTGTCGTGCACCCCAGCGACGCCACTGTTTGCAAACAAGTTTCTCATATCGCTGGCTCACCAGTCATATTGGCTCATAtcggttcaccagtgacagtttCACTTTTTAACGCTGCCCTTGTCTCGTGCAAACCATGTACTCTCCTTCTTCCGCGATGCTTAGCACATCAAGGAATCGCACACGTACAGTCGCGAGCAGAAAAAATATTACCACAATGATGTCACCGGAGTGGTGGAAATCGCAcagcgcggcgccgtgctttgcgagCACACCTGCCACTTTTGCTATCGGCGTGTTCGTAGCCATAGCGCCGAGCGTTGCTCTCTGCCGCTCCTGTGGAACGTCACTAGCAATAATCTTTTTTACTTGCGAATGTGCGGAGGCCTTGTAGCCCTTCGGGACTCGCTTAGCCAGTGGGTGTCTAGTTCTTAATGCAGCCTTTTTAATGTATTCGTTCGCCTGCCACGTTATGCAAGCCAGAGAGGGAATAAGGTGTGCCTTGGAGGCACTCTCCGATATCCGCGCACATGCGACAAAAGCGAATTTACGGCCCCTCGTCGTCCGTTTTAACCGAGTGGTGCGGccacacaataataataataattggtattttgaggaaagtaaatggcgcagtatctgactcatatatcgttggacacctgaaccgcgccgtaagcgaagggataaaggatgtagTGCGGCCAcagttcgttgtatctgagacgcAGGGCCATTGATAATGATGAAGAAAggggtaccatagtggagggctccgaaataatttggaccacctgagtTCCATTGCTCCAATGCCTATTTTGACGATAGCACCGTCCtagttcgtaataagcgagcgttagTTATAACTTTGGCAAATATAAGTGGGCCCGAGGTATAGGCTTCGAGAGCTATACATGACCCTTCTGGATCTGACCCCTCGTATTCACGTTATGTTGGATCCTTGGGAATGCAGAGACTGCTAGAAATGAATTGTATAATCAGCTCGTCGCTGGGATTCTTGAGTGGCTCCAGTGAATCACTGGCCCAGTCCATCACTGTGCAACGAAGGCATGCTGATTCATAAGATTCAGAAAAACACACTTATTATAACTACACGAAAAAAAATTATACTGATTCCGCTCGAACCCTCTGCTCATCTCTTGTACTCTCCTGTCGCTCATCAGTCCCCTGAGTCCCTTCAGTCGCTCCGTCATACCCTGTCATCTCCTAACATACCTGCCCGTGAAGATCACCTAGGCATCGTGTAGCAGGTGAAGGACATTTTGAACTCTTTATCTATTTTCAGCAAGAATTGCTTCTGCTATTTCTACTGAAAACACGCATACAAATTGGAGGGGCCACAtaagctccgcgttaagggtatgacgctatagcgtaatgggttaattgaTGCCCATATTGCCGAAATTGGTTATTTTCTGCGTTACGTACATAGATTCCTTGCATTCCCGATACCCGTCCTCGcacattggtgcagcggttaagctatgctcCAATGCCCAGCGATGGTACGTGCTGCCACcgttggggcttgtgcgaccctggAAGCTCTTCCTGGATGACCAGTAATAAATCGCCGCCTGCCGTTGCGGTTAGTTTGTTCACAATCGGGTAAGCAGGTTGTCATGACGACACAAGGTCACTtggacctaggtggcccacctagttGATTCTccggtgatttttcgctcacaacgccgacgacgaggccggattttctgcagaacagaagccttaacgttgtcgcgttaaaaattgACAGGACAGTTTGCTATAAGTGTGTAAAGCGAGATTCAGTCGCCGTTAAGTAATTTATATTTTGCGATATGTTGTAATAGAGAATATGACAGCGACTTCATAGCTGCATAGCTCTCCTTTCCATTCCGCCGCTCTGTAGGCGCTATCGATAACCCCCTCCTCGGGCAGCGCGTTTTGCAGCAGCTGCGGCAGACGAACTGCACTACATTCACCCTGCCAAGCCATACTCTTTCTCCCCTTCCACGgaaaaatttaataataataataataataataattggttttgggggaaaggaaatggcgcagtatctgtctcatacatcgttggacacctgaaccgcgccgtaagggaagggataaaggagggagtgaaagaagaaaagaagaaagaggtgcc contains:
- the LOC144097874 gene encoding solute carrier family 22 member 7-like, producing MIPALSWKNLAIPLEADGRFSRCTVYAHSGDPNDTRILDCAKWDYDPEQERRSTVSRWDLVCHRRPHLALAHAVHIAGSLIFMSVVGLIADRVGRLSVLLLTVAALQLATLGGCFSSSYHVYILSRFLNSGCAATVTVLSSTLLFEASTHAHRSLHLYTAMAMGMLTAEGWFAVGRLLRHHDWMTMQTFILSPTVLTLYAFIVAHESPRCYIASTHLASAEW